GGCTTCGCGGTCGCTCGGATGAATTCTGAGCGTGTAACGGCGCGCTCGGCGATGTCTGCGCAGCCGAATCGCAAAAAATTGCGATCCGTGGGTGATGACGAGGGTCTTTGGTTCGTGGGGCCGCCGATAGAGGAGCGCGCGTGTGGCCATGTCTGTGAGTCCGGGGAGCAGGAGTTCGCCCGGATTCTGCCATAACCGCCGCCAGGGAAAGCGCTCGGCGCAAAAACAAATCATTTGCCCAATATACAGGGGTCTGACGTCCGGGAGACCCTACAGACTGGGGTTGGAACCCGCTTTTTTCGCCCCCGCTGGACGCATGCGGCACCCCCAAGGGGTGAGGATGGACTCACTCCTAGAGCGCTACCTAAATACCTCGAATCTGGCGGGAACCAGGCCCTCCTGGAACCTCCGGGAGGGGCTGAAATTTCGACGGGAAAGCCGAAATCGGCGATTAGAGCCGTCCCGATGTAATCGGAACGGCTCTAGATTCTTCTTTTGACGCGTTTTCTTTACGCGAACCGGTCGCCACTTCGCTCGAAAACGCTGTTACTCGGCCGCGAGAGCCTGCAATGAGGTCGGATTCGCCGCCGAGACCATGAAGTCATGGATGCGCGGCACGATTTCCGACTTGAAGCGCGATCCGTTGAACACGCCGTAATGTCCAACGCCCTTCTGGACGTAATGAACGCGGCGATGATCGGGAATCGAACTGCACAAAGTGTGCGTCGCTTCGGTCTGACCTAGCCCTGAGATGTCGTCGTTCTCGCCTTCGACCGTCATCAATGCGACGCGAGTGACCTTGGACGGATCGACGCGCGTTCCGCGATGGGTCATCTCGCCCTTCGGCAGCGCGTGCTTCACGAACACGGTGTCGACGGTCTGGAGGTAATACTCGGCCGAGAGGTCCATCACCGCGAGATATTCGTCGTAGAAGTCGCGGTGCTTGTCGACGAGGTCGCCGTCGCCCTTCACGAGGTTGGCGAACAGGCGCTTGTGGGCGTCCATATGCCGATCGAGGTTCATGCTGATGAACCCGTTGAGCTGGAGGAAGCCCGGATAGACGTCGCGCATCATGCCCGGATGCGGGAACGGCACCTTGGTGATGACGGTGTTGCGGAACCAGTCGATGCCGCGCTCCTGCGCGAGCTTGTTCACCCCGGTCGGATTGCGGCGGGTGTCGATCGGGCCGCCCATCAGCGTCATCGAGGTCGGCACGAACGGATCGCGCCGCGCCTCCATGATCGAGACAGCCGCGACGACCGGCACGGAGGGCTGGCACACCGCCATCACGTGGGTGTTGCCGCCGAGGACGTGCAGCATCTCGATGACATAGTCGATGTAATCGTCGAGATCGAAGCGGCCTTCGCTGAGCGGCACCATGCGTGCATCGGCCCAATCGGTGATGTAGACTTCATGCGCCGGGAGGAAGGCCTCGACCGTGCCGCGCAGCAGGGTCGCATAGTGGCCGGACATCGGCGCCACGATCAGCACGCGCGGCTGCGGGCTGCGCAGCGGACGGGCGAACTTGCGATCAAAGTAGAGCAGCTTGCAGAACGGCTTTTCCCAGACCGAGCGGACCTCGACGGGGACGCGGATGCCGTTGACCTCGGTGTCGTCGAGGCCCCATTCCGGCTTGCCGTAACGGCGCGTGGTGCGCTCGAACAATTCGCAGGCGGCGGCGACGGACTTGCCGACCTCGGTGCGCGCCCATGGATTGAGGGGATTCTGAAACAGCAGCTTGGTCGCATCGGTGACCGCACGCGCCGGATTGAGAGAGGCCTGTGCCATCTCGTACATCCAGTACATCGGCGTCGTCAGGACCGGACTGCCTTCTGCAGCCAGGGGCGGCGCGCCGCCGAACTCACCAATAGGCATCGTCATATCCCTCTTCGCATCGCAGCATACTGCCGAATGCGTAATATTGCGTCAATGCATGGTCCCGTACATCTACGGAGCGAACAGGGTTAAATCAGCCTGAATCCACGGGAAAGTGACGTTATTCGCCAGCCGAGAGCAGTGAGCCGTGCTTTTTGGCGCTGCGCAAAAGGGCAAGGAATGCCCCAAAAGAGGCGACCAGAAGCACCGCGTTGATGACCAACGCATCCAGCATCAGATCGCTCCTAAAGGTGTTCTCGATCAGCAGCGCGCGCATCCCTTCGAACACGTAGGTCGGCGGCAGCGCCCAGGCGACATATTGCAGCCAGACCGGCAGCACGCTGACCGGATAATAGATGCAGGCGAGCGGCATGACCGCGAACATCAGGGTCCAGACGATGCTCTCCGCGCCGAGGCCGTTTCGTACGACCAGGCCGGAGACGAAGATCCCGACCGACCAGCTGGTGAAGATCAGATTGCAGAAGAACGCGATCAGCGGCAGGCCGAGGGCATAGACGTTGAAGTGAAACAGGAACAGCGCCAGCAACGTCATCGGGATGACGCCGATGGCGAGCCGGATCAGGCTCATGATCATCAGCGACAGCAGAAACTCGATCGGCTTGAGCGGGCTCATCATGAGATTGCCGAGGTTGCGCGCCCACATCTCTTCCAGGAAGGAGATGGAGAAGCCGAGCTGGCCACGGAACAGGATGTCCCAGAGGATGACGGCGCCGATCAGCGTGCCGCCGGCGCGCGCGAAGAAGTTGGCGTTCTGCGCGATATAGAGCTGGAGGAAGCCCCAGGTGATGACCTGCAGCGCCGGCCAGTACAGCAATTCGAGCAGCCGCGGCCAGGACGACAGCAGCAGGTACCAGTAGCGCAGGATCATCGCGCCGATGCGGTGGGCGGAGATGCCGCGGTGGAGGGTGATGTCGGTCATCGCAGCAACCCCCGGCCCGGATTAACTCCTGTCATTCCGGGGCGCGCGGAGCGCGAGCCCGGAATCCATAACCACAAGCGGCGGCTGCGGGTCGAGACTGGTAACCCCGAGTCTTCGCCAAATTCGATCCTGTGGCTATGGATCCCGGGCTCGCGACTTTGTCGCGCCCCGGGATGACAGCCTCCATCCGGGCTACGTAAAAGCCCCCTCATCTCGCCGCCTCCTTCGCGCCGTTGACGCGGCCGCGCGCGACGTCCAGGAACACCTCCTCCAGCGTGGTGCGGTTGTAGCGGGCCATGATGGCCTCCGGCGTGTCGTCGTCCTCGATGCGGCCGCGCTTCATGATGATGACGCGGTCGCAGAGCCGCTCGACCTCGAGCATGTTGTGCGAGGCCAGGAGGATGGTGGCGTTGTTTTCCTTGCGATAGCTCTCGAGATGGGCCCGCACCCAATCGGCGGTGTCCGGATCGAGCGAGGCGGTCGGCTCGTCCAGCAGCAGCAATTCGGGCTGGTTGATCAGCGCTTTCGCCAGCGCGACGCGGGTCTTCTGCCCGGCGGAGAGTTTTCCGTTGGCGCGATCGATGAAATCCGTGAGGTCGAGATCGTCGGCGAGCTTTGCGATGCGATCCGAGAGATGCTTGACTGCGTACAGCTTGCCGAAAACTGTCAGGTTCTGGCGCACCGTGAGCCGCATCGGCATGTCGACATAGGGGCTCTCGAAATTCATCCGCCCCAGCACGGCAGCGCTCTCCTCGGGCATCTCATGACCGAGCACCTGCACGCGGCCGGAGGTCGGCAGCACCAGGCCCATGATCATGGCGATGGTCGTGGTCTTGCCGGCGCCGTTGCCGCCAAGCAGCCCGGTGATGCTGCCGCGCGGCAGCGAAAACGAGATGCCGTCGACGGCGCGGGTCTGCTTGTAGACCTTGACCAGATGATCGACAGCAATCGCCGGGGAGCTGTGCTCCGCGACAGTCGGCCGACTTGAAGCCTTGCCATTCTCGGTCATGCTGGCCGTTCTTCTGCTATTGCAGCGGATAGCGCAAGGCTTGTAATCCGGTGGTTCCGCCAGCCCTGCGCTTGTGATCGAGAAGGCACCGCCACATTGGCCGATATGACCGAAATCGCCGCTTCCGGCTTCCGCCCCGCGCAGCGGCATATCCGGCTCGACACGATCCTGCGGCTGCGCTGGCTCGCGGTGCTCGGCCAGCTTGCCGCGATCTTCATCGTGGCGCAGGGGCTGGAGTTCAACGTCGAGATCGTCCCCTGCGTCAGCATCATCGCCCTGTCGGCGGCGCTCAATCTGGGACTCCAGACCGCGGCCAATCCGATGCAGCGGCTGGAGCCGATGCAGGCGGCCGGGCTGCTCGCGCTGAACATCGTGGAGCTGGCTGGGCTGTTGTTCTTCACCGGCGGACTGCAGAACCCGTTCTCGTTCCTTTTCCTCGCGCCGGTGCTGATCTCGGCGACCGCGCTGCCGGCCCGCTTCACCTTCGGCCTCGGCCTGCTGGCCGTTGCCTGCGCATCGATCCTGTTCTTCTTCCATTTTCCGCTGCCGTGGGATTCCGACGATCCCCTGGTGCTGCCGCCGATCTATCTTGTCGGCGTCTGGCTCTCGATCGTGCTCGCGATCGGCGTCACCAGTCTCTATTCCTTCCAGGTGACCGAGGAGGCGCGCAAGCTTGCGGACGCGCTGGCCGCGACCGAGCTGGTGCTGACGCGCGAGCAGCATCTGACCCAGCTCGACGGCCTCGCCGCCGCCGCCGCGCACGAGCTCGGCACGCCGCTCGCGACCATCTTCCTGATCTCGCGCGAACTGGAAAAGACCGTGAAGGATCCGGTCTTTGCCGGCGATTTGAAGACGCTGCGCGAGCAGACCCAGCGCTGCCGCGACATATTGAGCAAGATTACCCAGCTCTCCTCCACCGGCGCGCCGTTCGACCGCATGAAGCTGTCCGAGCTGATCGAGGAAGTGGTGGCCCCGCACCGCGATTTCGGCGTCGAGATCAAGGTGCGGATCGCGGTGACGGCCGCCGCCGAGCCGGTCGGCTCGCGCAATCCGGCGGTCCTTTACGGCGTCGGCAACATCGTCGAGAACGCGGTCGATTTCGCCCACACCACCGTCGAGGTGAATGCCTGGTGGAACAAGGACGCGATCGAGCTCGTGATCTCCGACGACGGCCCCGGCATTCCGCCCGATATCCTTAACAGGATCGGTGAGCCCTATCTGTCGCGGCGGCGCACCGTCGATGACGGCGGTGGCGATCAGCGCGGCCTCGGACTTGGCGTATTTATCGCGCGCACGCTGCTTGAGCGTACCGGTGCCAAGGTCTCGTTTACCAACCGGACCTTTCCGGAACACGGTGCAGTGGTCCAGGTCACGTGGCCGCGGGAGCGTTTTGAGGCTATCGAGACGCTCGAAGAAACAATAGGATAGACCGCGACCTTGCGTCGCACAGCAGGGCCGATCGACTATCGGCGGCCTTGGCACCGCCCGATTGCGACGCCATATGTAGATGCGCTGGAGAGAGGACAACACCTTGAACGCCATCGCCGAACTGAACGAACAGGCCGACCGCTCGCTGCTCATCGTGGAAGACGACAAGCCGTTCCTGGAGCGGTTGTCGCGCGCGATGGAGACACGCGGTTTTGCGGTGACCTCGTGCGATACCGTTTCGGACGGTCTTGCCCAGATCGGCAAGGCGGCGCCGGCATTCGCCGTCGTCGACTTGCGGCTTGGTGACGGCAACGGTCTCGACGTGGTCTCGGCGCTGAAGAAGAAGCGTCCCGACGCGCGCGCGATCGTGCTGACCGGCTATGGCAACATCGCCACCGCCGTGACCGCGGTGAAGATGGGCGCGATCGATTATCTCTCCAAGCCCGCGGATGCCGACGACGTCGTCGCCGCGCTGCTCTCGACCAACGCGGAGAAATCCGAGCTGCCGGCCAACCCGATGTCGGCCGACCGCGTCCGCTGGGAGCACATCCAGCGCATCTACGAGATGTGCAACCGCAACGTCTCGGAAACCGCGCGCCGGCTCAACATGCACCGCCGCACGCTGCAGCGGATTCTCGCCAAGCGCGCGCCGCGATAACGGTGTCGTAGGGTGGGCAAAGGCGCACAGCGCCGTGCCCACCATCTCTAATTGGTGGGCACGCTTTCGCTTTGCCCACCCTACGGCACCTGTGTAGCCCGGATGGAGCGCAGCGTAATCCGGGAATCTTGCGCCAGGATACAGCCGTCCCGGATTGCGCTGCGCTCCATCCGGGCTACGAAATCATTCCCAAAAATCCGCGTGGCCTTGCGGATCGACCAGGCGGTTGATCCGTAACGCCGCCGCCATGGCAAAGCGCACCGTCATCTGCTTGCGCGTCGGCGCGGGCAGCTTGTGCTCGGGGGCCTCGCACTGCATGTGCGCGCCGTAGGCGTCGGCGATGATCAGGCCGGTATCTTCAGGAAAGATCTCGCAGGGCAGATCTTGCGTGAAGGCAAAGAACAGCCGGTCGCAATGGGCGCGGTATTCGTGCCATTTCTGATCGGCGCGCAGATCCTCGACCGACGATTTGATCTCGACGATCCAGATCTCGCCGCGCTCGTTCAGCGCCACGAGATCGGCACGCCGGCCCGAGGGCAGCGGCAATTCGCTGATGCAGGAAAAGCCGAGCGAGCGCAGGAGCCGCGCGGTGCCGCGCGCGATGGCGAGCGCGGTTTCGGATTGGCGCCGGTCCGGCGGCGGAACAAGGGCAATGTTGCGGGCGGTGTTGTCCATGGCGGGAGATTAGCCGATTCCGTTGTGCCCGTCATTCCGGGGCGCGACGTAGTCGCGAGCTATGATGCGCAATTGCGCATCTGAGAATCCATAGCCACAGGGTGGAGTTGTGGAGCGAAGTGGTCACTCCTGATCTTCGCAAAACTACTCCCTGTGGTTATGGGTCCCGGGCTCGCGCGTTGCGCGCCCCGGGACGACACCGAGTGTGAGGTGACGCGCGGAACCTCCCCTCCTCCACGCACTTATCACGCAGCCGCCACACCTCGGCGGGACCATCGAGGCTGCCCGCGCATGATCGACGATCTCTGGTACAAGAACGGCGTGATCTATTGCCTGTCCGTCGGCACCTATATGGATGCGAACGGCGACGGCGTCGGCGATTTCAAGGGCCTGCTCCGCCGGCTCGACTATCTGCACGGGCTCGGCATCACCACGATCTGGCTGATGCCGTTCCAGACTTCGCCAGGCCGCGACGACGGCTACGACATCGCCGATTATTACAGCGTCGATTCCCGCTACGGCACGCTCGGCGATTTCGTCGAGTTCACCCATGGCTGCCAGCAACGCGGCATCCGCATCATCATCGACCTCGTCGTCAACCACACCTCCGACCAGCATCACTGGTTCAAGGAGGCGCGGCGCGACAAGAATTCTCCCTATCGCGACTGGTATGTGTGGTCCGACAAGAAGCCGGCCAATGCCAACAAGGGCATGGTGTTCCCCGGCGTGCAGAAATCGACCTGGACGCGCGACAAGGACTCCGGCGCCTACTACTTCCATCGCTTCTACGATTTCCAGCCCGACCTCAACACCTCGAACCCGCATGTGCAGGCCGAGATCCTGAAGATCATGGGCTTCTGGATCCAGCTCGGCGTCTCCGGCTTCCGCATGGATGCCGTGCCCTTCGTAATCTCCACCAAGGGCGCCAAGGTGAAGAAGGCGGTCGAGCAATACGACATGCTGCGCGCGTTCCGCGAATTCCTGCAATGGCGCCAGGGCGACGCCATCATCCTCGCCGAGGCCAATGTGCTGCCCGAGACCGATCTCGAATATTTCGGGCGCGACGCCGACCGCATGCACATGATGTTCAACTTCCACGTCAACCAGCATCTGTTCTACGCGCTGGCCTCCGCCGATTCCCGCCCGCTGGCCAAGGCGCTGAAAGCCACAAAACCGCGGCCGGCCACGGCGCAATGGGGCCTGTTCCTGCGCAATCACGACGAGCTCGATCTCGGTCGGCTGACGAAGGCGCAGCGCGACACG
This is a stretch of genomic DNA from Bradyrhizobium sp. CB2312. It encodes these proteins:
- the phaZ gene encoding polyhydroxyalkanoate depolymerase is translated as MPIGEFGGAPPLAAEGSPVLTTPMYWMYEMAQASLNPARAVTDATKLLFQNPLNPWARTEVGKSVAAACELFERTTRRYGKPEWGLDDTEVNGIRVPVEVRSVWEKPFCKLLYFDRKFARPLRSPQPRVLIVAPMSGHYATLLRGTVEAFLPAHEVYITDWADARMVPLSEGRFDLDDYIDYVIEMLHVLGGNTHVMAVCQPSVPVVAAVSIMEARRDPFVPTSMTLMGGPIDTRRNPTGVNKLAQERGIDWFRNTVITKVPFPHPGMMRDVYPGFLQLNGFISMNLDRHMDAHKRLFANLVKGDGDLVDKHRDFYDEYLAVMDLSAEYYLQTVDTVFVKHALPKGEMTHRGTRVDPSKVTRVALMTVEGENDDISGLGQTEATHTLCSSIPDHRRVHYVQKGVGHYGVFNGSRFKSEIVPRIHDFMVSAANPTSLQALAAE
- a CDS encoding ABC transporter permease, which codes for MTDITLHRGISAHRIGAMILRYWYLLLSSWPRLLELLYWPALQVITWGFLQLYIAQNANFFARAGGTLIGAVILWDILFRGQLGFSISFLEEMWARNLGNLMMSPLKPIEFLLSLMIMSLIRLAIGVIPMTLLALFLFHFNVYALGLPLIAFFCNLIFTSWSVGIFVSGLVVRNGLGAESIVWTLMFAVMPLACIYYPVSVLPVWLQYVAWALPPTYVFEGMRALLIENTFRSDLMLDALVINAVLLVASFGAFLALLRSAKKHGSLLSAGE
- a CDS encoding ABC transporter ATP-binding protein yields the protein MTENGKASSRPTVAEHSSPAIAVDHLVKVYKQTRAVDGISFSLPRGSITGLLGGNGAGKTTTIAMIMGLVLPTSGRVQVLGHEMPEESAAVLGRMNFESPYVDMPMRLTVRQNLTVFGKLYAVKHLSDRIAKLADDLDLTDFIDRANGKLSAGQKTRVALAKALINQPELLLLDEPTASLDPDTADWVRAHLESYRKENNATILLASHNMLEVERLCDRVIIMKRGRIEDDDTPEAIMARYNRTTLEEVFLDVARGRVNGAKEAAR
- a CDS encoding ActS/PrrB/RegB family redox-sensitive histidine kinase; translation: MTEIAASGFRPAQRHIRLDTILRLRWLAVLGQLAAIFIVAQGLEFNVEIVPCVSIIALSAALNLGLQTAANPMQRLEPMQAAGLLALNIVELAGLLFFTGGLQNPFSFLFLAPVLISATALPARFTFGLGLLAVACASILFFFHFPLPWDSDDPLVLPPIYLVGVWLSIVLAIGVTSLYSFQVTEEARKLADALAATELVLTREQHLTQLDGLAAAAAHELGTPLATIFLISRELEKTVKDPVFAGDLKTLREQTQRCRDILSKITQLSSTGAPFDRMKLSELIEEVVAPHRDFGVEIKVRIAVTAAAEPVGSRNPAVLYGVGNIVENAVDFAHTTVEVNAWWNKDAIELVISDDGPGIPPDILNRIGEPYLSRRRTVDDGGGDQRGLGLGVFIARTLLERTGAKVSFTNRTFPEHGAVVQVTWPRERFEAIETLEETIG
- a CDS encoding ActR/PrrA/RegA family redox response regulator transcription factor, whose translation is MNAIAELNEQADRSLLIVEDDKPFLERLSRAMETRGFAVTSCDTVSDGLAQIGKAAPAFAVVDLRLGDGNGLDVVSALKKKRPDARAIVLTGYGNIATAVTAVKMGAIDYLSKPADADDVVAALLSTNAEKSELPANPMSADRVRWEHIQRIYEMCNRNVSETARRLNMHRRTLQRILAKRAPR
- a CDS encoding MmcB family DNA repair protein, which gives rise to MDNTARNIALVPPPDRRQSETALAIARGTARLLRSLGFSCISELPLPSGRRADLVALNERGEIWIVEIKSSVEDLRADQKWHEYRAHCDRLFFAFTQDLPCEIFPEDTGLIIADAYGAHMQCEAPEHKLPAPTRKQMTVRFAMAAALRINRLVDPQGHADFWE
- a CDS encoding alpha-amylase family protein, which codes for MIDDLWYKNGVIYCLSVGTYMDANGDGVGDFKGLLRRLDYLHGLGITTIWLMPFQTSPGRDDGYDIADYYSVDSRYGTLGDFVEFTHGCQQRGIRIIIDLVVNHTSDQHHWFKEARRDKNSPYRDWYVWSDKKPANANKGMVFPGVQKSTWTRDKDSGAYYFHRFYDFQPDLNTSNPHVQAEILKIMGFWIQLGVSGFRMDAVPFVISTKGAKVKKAVEQYDMLRAFREFLQWRQGDAIILAEANVLPETDLEYFGRDADRMHMMFNFHVNQHLFYALASADSRPLAKALKATKPRPATAQWGLFLRNHDELDLGRLTKAQRDTVFKSFGPDKDMQLYDRGIRRRLAPMLGGDRRRLELAYSLMCTLPGTPVIRYGDEIAMGDDLSLPERNCARTPMQWSTEPHGGFTKSDKPACPVIDKGPYGYPHVNVAKQRRDPNSMLNWTERIVRMRKEVPEIGWGDFTVIPTRDPAIFIMRYDWRNNSVLFVHNLDEKPREIAFSAGLPDDAGAHLINLLAEDHSHADKRGQHRVVLEPYGYRWYRVGGLDYLLKRDDIDEHTVRGKKHPG